Proteins encoded by one window of Rhodobacteraceae bacterium IMCC1335:
- the rplF gene encoding 50S ribosomal protein L6: protein MSRIGKKPVELPTGVSASVSGQMIEVKGPKGTRSFKATDDVTIAVNENAVAVTPRGSSKRALQQWGMSRTMVQNLVTGVTTGFKKELEITGVGYRAQLQGNVLKLNLGLSHDVDFQIPSDVTVTAPKPTEITIEGIDEQRVGQVAANIREWRKPEPYKGKGIRYKGEFIFRKEGKKK from the coding sequence ATGTCTCGTATTGGTAAAAAACCTGTCGAGCTACCAACGGGCGTAAGCGCGTCGGTATCTGGCCAGATGATCGAAGTGAAGGGTCCAAAAGGTACTCGCAGCTTCAAGGCGACTGATGATGTGACCATCGCAGTGAATGAAAACGCCGTTGCGGTTACCCCGCGTGGCAGCTCAAAGCGCGCGCTTCAGCAATGGGGTATGAGCCGTACGATGGTTCAAAACCTCGTGACGGGTGTCACAACCGGGTTCAAAAAGGAACTTGAGATCACCGGCGTTGGATATCGGGCACAGTTGCAGGGCAATGTTCTGAAGTTGAACCTTGGACTGTCGCATGATGTTGATTTTCAAATCCCAAGTGACGTAACTGTGACGGCGCCAAAGCCGACAGAGATCACTATCGAAGGCATTGATGAGCAACGTGTAGGCCAAGTGGCCGCTAATATACGTGAATGGCGGAAACCTGAGCCTTACAAAGGCAAAGGGATCCGTTACAAAGGCGAATTTATCTTCCGCAAGGAAGGGAAGAAAAAGTAG
- the secY gene encoding preprotein translocase subunit SecY, with translation MVSAVEQMAANTSWAALGKATDLRNRILFTLGLLVVYRLGTFIPVPGIDGAALREFMEQAQGGIGGMLTMFTGGALGRMGIFALGIMPYISASIIVQLMTSMVPQLEQLKKEGEQGRKKINQYTRYGTVFLATLQAYGLAASLEAGDLVTDPGMFFRVSCLITLVGGTMFLMWLGEQITARGIGNGISLIIFVGIIAEIPSALAQFFASGRSGAISPAVIVGVIVMVIATIAFVVFMERALRKIIIQYPRRQVGMKVMEGQNSHLPVKVNPAGVIPAIFASSLLLLPTTVSTFSGSQTGPVMSTILAYFGPGQPLYLAFFTAMIVFFAYFYTFNVSFKPDDVADNLKNQNGFIPGIRPGQKTAEHLEYVVNRVLVLGSAYLAAVCLLPEILRGQLAIPFYFGGTSVLIVVSVTMDTIQQVQSHLLAHQYESLIQKSQLRGKGKARRKKGPARR, from the coding sequence ATGGTATCCGCAGTAGAGCAAATGGCCGCAAACACCAGCTGGGCAGCCTTGGGTAAGGCGACCGATCTGCGGAACAGAATACTATTTACCTTGGGTCTGTTGGTGGTTTACCGCCTTGGCACGTTTATTCCCGTTCCAGGTATTGATGGCGCCGCGTTGCGTGAATTTATGGAACAGGCGCAGGGCGGCATAGGTGGCATGCTCACGATGTTTACGGGCGGCGCACTTGGACGGATGGGTATTTTCGCCCTTGGTATCATGCCTTATATCTCGGCCTCTATCATTGTGCAGCTGATGACATCGATGGTGCCCCAGCTAGAGCAGCTTAAAAAAGAGGGCGAACAAGGCCGTAAGAAAATCAACCAATATACGCGCTATGGAACCGTCTTTCTAGCCACGTTGCAGGCCTACGGATTGGCGGCCAGCTTAGAAGCAGGTGATTTGGTTACCGATCCTGGTATGTTTTTCCGCGTGTCTTGCCTGATCACGCTGGTGGGCGGTACGATGTTTCTGATGTGGCTGGGCGAACAAATCACAGCCCGCGGCATTGGCAATGGGATTTCGTTGATCATTTTCGTCGGCATTATTGCCGAAATTCCCTCTGCTTTGGCGCAATTCTTTGCCTCTGGACGTTCTGGTGCGATCAGCCCGGCGGTTATTGTAGGCGTGATTGTGATGGTGATCGCGACAATCGCCTTCGTGGTATTCATGGAGCGCGCTCTGCGCAAAATCATTATCCAATATCCGCGCCGTCAAGTTGGCATGAAGGTGATGGAGGGGCAAAACTCGCACCTGCCTGTAAAAGTGAACCCGGCCGGCGTGATTCCAGCGATCTTTGCCAGTTCATTGCTGCTTTTGCCGACCACTGTCAGTACGTTTTCAGGGTCGCAAACCGGCCCGGTTATGTCGACCATTCTGGCATATTTTGGCCCCGGCCAGCCACTCTATCTGGCCTTTTTTACGGCTATGATCGTGTTCTTTGCCTACTTCTATACGTTCAATGTCTCGTTCAAGCCAGATGATGTGGCCGATAATCTAAAGAACCAGAACGGTTTTATCCCCGGTATTCGCCCCGGGCAAAAAACGGCTGAGCATCTTGAATATGTGGTGAACCGCGTGCTGGTCTTGGGGTCAGCTTATCTTGCTGCCGTGTGCCTTTTGCCTGAGATTTTGCGCGGCCAACTGGCGATTCCGTTTTATTTTGGTGGAACCTCGGTTTTGATCGTGGTGTCTGTGACAATGGACACGATTCAGCAAGTTCAATCGCATTTGCTGGCACATCAGTATGAAAGCCTTATCCAGAAATCGCAGCTGCGCGGCAAAGGCAAGGCGCGCCGGAAAAAAGGACCTGCTCGTCGATGA
- the rplN gene encoding 50S ribosomal protein L14, with the protein MIQMQTNLDVADNSGARRVQCIKVLGGSKRKYASVGDVIVVSVKEAIPRGRVKKGDVRKAVVVRTAKEVRREDGTAIRFDSNAAVILNNSGEPIGTRIFGPVVRELRAKSFMKIISLAPEVL; encoded by the coding sequence ATGATCCAGATGCAAACCAATCTGGATGTAGCTGATAACTCCGGCGCACGCCGGGTACAGTGCATCAAAGTGTTGGGTGGTTCCAAGCGTAAATACGCATCCGTGGGCGACGTGATCGTCGTTTCGGTGAAGGAAGCCATCCCGCGCGGTCGAGTGAAAAAGGGCGATGTGCGTAAAGCCGTTGTCGTTAGAACCGCCAAAGAAGTCCGCCGTGAAGATGGTACCGCGATCCGATTTGACAGCAATGCTGCCGTGATTTTGAACAATAGCGGCGAGCCGATTGGTACGCGTATTTTTGGGCCAGTGGTTCGCGAATTGCGCGCCAAAAGCTTCATGAAAATTATCTCACTTGCCCCGGAGGTGCTGTAA
- a CDS encoding DNA-directed RNA polymerase subunit alpha, with protein sequence MIHKNWAELIKPAQLEIKPGNDPARVATVVAEPLERGFGLTLGNALRRVLMSSLQGAAISSVQIDNVLHEFSSVAGVREDVTDIVLNLKGVALKMEVEGPKRLSISAKGPGVVTAADISDSAGIEILNKSHVICHLDDGADLFMELTVNTGKGYVSADKNKMEDAPIGLIPIDAIYSPIKKVSYDVQPTREGQVLDYDKLTLKVETDGSLTPDDAVAYAARIMQDQLSIFVNFDEPETAGRNEDEDSLEFNPLLLKKVDELELSVRSANCLKNDNIVYIGDLIQKTEAEMLRTPNFGRKSLNEIKEVLSGMGLHLGMDVEDWPPDNIEDLAKKFEDNF encoded by the coding sequence ATGATCCATAAAAATTGGGCTGAATTAATCAAACCCGCACAATTAGAGATTAAACCGGGAAACGATCCGGCTCGCGTGGCCACAGTGGTTGCAGAACCATTGGAACGCGGTTTTGGATTGACATTGGGCAACGCGTTGCGCCGTGTTTTGATGAGCTCGCTGCAAGGTGCTGCGATTTCAAGCGTACAAATCGATAACGTGCTGCATGAGTTTTCTTCGGTTGCCGGTGTGCGGGAAGACGTAACAGACATTGTGTTGAACCTTAAGGGCGTGGCCTTAAAGATGGAAGTTGAAGGGCCCAAGCGCCTGTCGATCAGCGCAAAAGGCCCCGGTGTAGTCACCGCTGCCGATATTTCTGACAGCGCAGGTATCGAAATTTTGAACAAATCGCATGTGATCTGTCATTTAGATGATGGGGCAGACTTGTTCATGGAACTGACGGTGAACACCGGCAAAGGCTATGTCTCTGCAGATAAAAATAAAATGGAAGATGCGCCGATCGGCCTTATCCCTATCGATGCGATTTATTCGCCGATCAAAAAAGTATCATATGATGTGCAGCCAACCCGTGAGGGCCAAGTGCTTGATTATGACAAATTGACCTTGAAAGTTGAAACAGATGGTTCTTTAACGCCGGATGATGCGGTGGCCTATGCAGCGCGTATTATGCAGGATCAATTGTCGATCTTCGTGAATTTTGATGAACCAGAAACTGCGGGTCGCAATGAAGATGAAGACAGTCTCGAGTTTAATCCGCTGCTGTTGAAGAAAGTGGATGAGCTAGAATTGTCGGTACGCTCGGCAAATTGCTTGAAAAATGATAACATCGTTTATATCGGTGATCTGATCCAGAAGACCGAAGCCGAGATGTTACGGACGCCGAATTTTGGCCGCAAATCTTTGAACGAAATCAAAGAAGTTCTGTCTGGCATGGGCTTGCATCTTGGAATGGATGTCGAAGATTGGCCACCGGATAATATCGAAGATCTGGCAAAGAAATTCGAAGATAATTTTTAG
- the rpsM gene encoding 30S ribosomal protein S13, whose translation MARIAGVNIPTHKRVPVALTYITGIGLSSAKAICEAVNIDQARRVNELSDSEVLSVREHIDANYSVEGDLRRETQMNIKRLMDLGCYRGLRHRRNLPVRGQRTHTNARTRKGPAKAIAGKKK comes from the coding sequence GTGGCACGTATCGCCGGCGTAAATATCCCGACGCATAAGCGGGTTCCAGTCGCCCTTACCTATATCACCGGAATTGGCCTGTCTTCGGCCAAAGCCATTTGCGAAGCCGTCAATATTGACCAAGCGCGTCGTGTAAATGAATTAAGCGATTCAGAAGTGCTGTCAGTGCGCGAGCATATTGACGCCAATTATTCGGTTGAAGGCGACCTGCGCCGCGAGACACAGATGAACATCAAACGCTTGATGGATCTTGGTTGTTATCGTGGTCTGCGCCATCGTCGTAACCTTCCAGTTCGTGGTCAGCGTACGCATACCAATGCGCGCACCCGGAAGGGCCCTGCCAAAGCCATCGCTGGCAAGAAAAAATAG
- a CDS encoding 50S ribosomal protein L15, with amino-acid sequence MKLHELHDNEGATRKKKRVARGPGSGKGKTAGRGIKGQKSRSGVAINGYEGGQMPLYQRLPKRGFSKPNRKKFAVVNLGLIQKFIEAGKLDAKADMSEDALIASGLVRRKLDGIRILSKGELTSKVSLTVTGASKSAIAAVEKAGGSLTIAAPVAATKE; translated from the coding sequence ATGAAATTACACGAATTACACGATAATGAAGGCGCAACACGCAAGAAGAAACGCGTGGCGCGCGGTCCAGGCTCTGGCAAGGGTAAAACTGCCGGCCGTGGTATCAAAGGTCAAAAATCACGATCAGGTGTGGCGATTAACGGGTATGAAGGCGGCCAGATGCCTTTGTATCAACGTTTGCCAAAGCGCGGCTTTAGCAAGCCGAACCGTAAGAAATTTGCTGTTGTAAACCTGGGTTTGATCCAGAAATTTATTGAAGCCGGTAAATTAGACGCGAAAGCAGATATGTCGGAAGATGCTTTGATCGCGTCTGGCTTGGTGCGCCGCAAATTGGACGGAATTCGCATTTTGTCAAAGGGCGAGTTGACCTCAAAAGTGTCTCTTACGGTGACAGGCGCGTCAAAATCTGCCATTGCAGCGGTTGAAAAAGCCGGTGGCAGCCTGACAATTGCAGCGCCAGTGGCCGCAACTAAAGAATAA
- the rpsN gene encoding 30S ribosomal protein S14: protein MAKKAMIEREKKRARLVAKFAEKRAALKEIANDNNLPMEERFKARLKLAKLPRNSAANRMHNRCELTGRPHAYYRKLKVSRIMLRELGSNGQLPGMVKSSW from the coding sequence ATGGCTAAGAAAGCAATGATCGAACGCGAAAAGAAACGCGCGCGCCTGGTGGCAAAATTTGCCGAAAAGCGGGCTGCGCTGAAAGAAATCGCGAATGATAACAATCTGCCAATGGAAGAGCGTTTCAAAGCGCGTTTGAAATTGGCGAAATTGCCCCGCAACAGCGCGGCAAACCGCATGCATAACCGCTGCGAATTGACCGGTCGTCCGCATGCGTATTATCGCAAGCTCAAGGTCAGCCGGATTATGCTGCGCGAGTTGGGTTCCAACGGGCAACTGCCCGGCATGGTTAAGTCAAGCTGGTAA
- the rpsQ gene encoding 30S ribosomal protein S17 — MPKRILQGVVTSDANQQTVTVSVERRFKHPVLQKTIRKSKKYRAHDENNTFKVGDAVRIIECAPKSKTKRWEVLQA, encoded by the coding sequence ATGCCCAAACGAATTTTACAAGGCGTTGTGACAAGTGACGCTAATCAACAAACGGTTACTGTATCTGTTGAGCGTCGTTTTAAGCACCCAGTTTTGCAAAAGACGATCCGGAAATCAAAAAAATACCGGGCGCATGATGAAAATAATACTTTTAAGGTCGGCGATGCGGTTCGGATTATCGAATGTGCACCAAAGTCCAAAACCAAACGCTGGGAGGTTCTGCAGGCGTAA
- the rpmD gene encoding 50S ribosomal protein L30, giving the protein MAKTIVVKQIGSPIRRPAKQRQTLIGLGLNKMHKTRELEDTPAVRGMVNKIPHMVEIIEERDN; this is encoded by the coding sequence ATGGCGAAAACAATTGTTGTAAAACAAATCGGGTCTCCGATCCGCCGCCCTGCAAAGCAGCGTCAAACGCTGATTGGTCTGGGCCTCAACAAAATGCACAAAACCCGTGAGCTGGAAGATACCCCGGCGGTGCGCGGTATGGTGAATAAAATCCCACATATGGTTGAGATTATTGAAGAGCGCGATAATTAA
- a CDS encoding 50S ribosomal protein L24, with product MAAKLRKGDKVIVLAGKDKGKEGTIASVDPSASKAIVEGINISIRHTKQTQNSQGGRLPKAMPIALSNLSLIDANGKATRVGFKIEDGKKMRFAKTTGDVIDA from the coding sequence ATGGCTGCGAAACTTCGTAAGGGTGACAAAGTAATCGTTCTTGCCGGCAAAGATAAGGGCAAGGAAGGCACGATCGCTTCTGTCGACCCATCTGCCTCAAAGGCAATTGTTGAGGGGATCAATATTTCGATCCGCCACACCAAGCAAACGCAAAACTCGCAGGGCGGACGTTTGCCCAAAGCGATGCCGATTGCGCTGTCTAATCTGTCTTTGATCGATGCCAATGGCAAAGCAACACGCGTTGGCTTCAAAATCGAAGATGGTAAGAAAATGCGCTTTGCCAAAACAACAGGAGACGTGATCGATGCTTGA
- a CDS encoding PDZ domain-containing protein: MRFGILLWLFAIWVALPLVAGDRVPQSRAEMTLSFVPLVRAAAPAVVNIYAQRRVETRGRSPFADDPFFGNFFQNFGAQRPQIENSLGSGVLVSSDGLIVSNYHVVAQATTIRVVLQDRREYQAQVLLSDEIADLAVLQLLAAPDLPFLTLRESETVEVGELALAIGNPFGVGQTVSSGIISGLARSGAAIGNQRGYFIQTDAPINPGNSGGALVDMQGRLIGINTSILTRSGGSNGIGFAIPASLVEQFVAQARAGASSFQRPWAGLEAQTLTSDISDTLGLRPYEGILLTELHPQSPFRAAGFQIGDIVKDVNGAAVTTPEEMLYRLSVTGLGAFAEITRLRDGRASVIAIELSAAPNIPPAIETVLSRNSVLSGLKVSTVNPAIQERYKLSWTSVGFVILDTGPLGARIGLRVGDVILAVNGEALEQLQDIDRRLRAANGRGEIVVLRGARRLALRFRL, translated from the coding sequence ATGCGTTTTGGGATTTTACTTTGGCTCTTTGCGATCTGGGTGGCGCTGCCCCTTGTTGCGGGTGACAGGGTGCCTCAATCGCGCGCAGAGATGACCTTGAGCTTTGTGCCCTTGGTGAGAGCTGCCGCGCCGGCTGTGGTGAATATTTATGCCCAGCGCCGGGTGGAAACGCGTGGGCGCAGTCCGTTTGCAGATGATCCCTTTTTTGGCAATTTTTTCCAAAATTTCGGTGCGCAGCGGCCTCAAATTGAAAACTCATTGGGTTCTGGTGTATTGGTGTCGAGCGATGGTTTGATCGTATCGAATTATCACGTTGTGGCCCAAGCAACCACAATCCGCGTGGTCTTGCAGGATCGGCGTGAATATCAGGCCCAGGTTTTGTTAAGCGACGAAATAGCGGATTTGGCGGTTTTGCAATTGCTGGCAGCGCCCGATTTGCCGTTTTTGACGCTGCGAGAAAGTGAAACGGTTGAAGTTGGTGAATTGGCGCTGGCGATTGGAAATCCATTCGGGGTGGGCCAAACGGTCAGCAGCGGGATTATTTCAGGATTGGCACGCTCAGGCGCAGCCATTGGCAATCAGCGCGGTTATTTTATTCAAACAGATGCGCCCATTAATCCAGGAAACTCTGGTGGAGCATTGGTTGATATGCAGGGGCGGCTCATCGGCATAAACACCTCGATACTTACGCGCTCAGGTGGCTCAAATGGTATCGGCTTTGCAATCCCAGCCAGTTTGGTTGAACAATTTGTGGCGCAAGCACGAGCTGGCGCGTCATCGTTTCAGCGGCCTTGGGCGGGATTGGAGGCGCAAACACTCACCTCCGATATCAGCGATACGCTTGGCTTGCGCCCCTATGAAGGTATTTTACTGACCGAGTTACATCCGCAAAGTCCATTTCGCGCAGCAGGGTTTCAGATTGGTGATATTGTCAAGGATGTGAATGGTGCTGCAGTGACCACACCAGAAGAGATGCTGTATAGATTATCCGTAACAGGCTTGGGCGCATTTGCAGAAATAACGCGCCTACGAGACGGTCGTGCCAGTGTGATTGCGATTGAATTATCCGCCGCGCCAAATATCCCGCCAGCGATCGAAACCGTGTTGTCTAGAAATAGCGTTTTATCAGGGCTTAAAGTCAGCACGGTAAATCCTGCTATACAAGAGCGTTATAAATTAAGCTGGACCAGCGTTGGTTTTGTTATCTTAGACACTGGGCCATTGGGGGCGCGGATTGGGTTGCGGGTTGGCGATGTGATCCTTGCGGTGAACGGAGAGGCGCTGGAACAGCTTCAAGATATTGACCGAAGATTAAGAGCGGCCAATGGCCGGGGTGAAATCGTTGTTTTGCGCGGAGCACGGCGCTTGGCGTTGCGGTTTCGGTTATGA
- the rpsK gene encoding 30S ribosomal protein S11, which yields MARDTRRAGKKKVSKNIAAGVAHVNSSFNNTKILISDVQGNAIAWSSAGTMGFKGSRKSTPYAAQMAAEDAGRKAQDHGVKTLEVEVQGPGSGRESALRALAAVGFNITSIRDVTPMAHNGCRPPKRRRV from the coding sequence ATGGCACGAGATACTCGCCGTGCAGGCAAGAAGAAGGTTTCCAAGAATATCGCAGCCGGTGTTGCGCATGTGAACTCTTCATTCAATAATACTAAAATCCTCATTTCCGACGTGCAAGGCAACGCGATCGCGTGGTCTTCGGCTGGTACGATGGGCTTTAAAGGTTCGCGCAAGTCAACACCATATGCTGCGCAGATGGCCGCTGAAGATGCAGGGCGCAAAGCACAGGATCATGGCGTGAAAACGCTTGAGGTCGAAGTGCAAGGGCCCGGCTCTGGCCGAGAAAGCGCGTTGCGTGCTTTGGCCGCCGTTGGGTTTAACATCACATCCATTCGAGATGTGACACCGATGGCCCATAACGGCTGTCGCCCACCAAAGCGCCGCCGGGTATAA
- the rpsE gene encoding 30S ribosomal protein S5: protein MAREQNNRGRRDRDEAPEFADRLVSINRVSKTVKGGKRFGFAALVVVGDQKGRVGYGKGKAKEVPEAIRKATEQAKRQMVRIPLREGRTLHHDVQGRHGAGKVVMRTAATGTGIIAGGPMRAVFEMLGVQDVVAKSVGSSNPYNMIRATIDGLLNESSPRMVAQRRGKKVADILKRDEPAAAADAVETAEA, encoded by the coding sequence ATGGCTAGAGAACAAAACAACCGGGGCCGTCGCGATCGTGATGAAGCGCCTGAGTTCGCCGATCGTCTCGTTTCGATCAACCGGGTGTCAAAGACCGTTAAAGGTGGGAAACGCTTCGGCTTTGCCGCATTGGTGGTTGTGGGCGATCAAAAAGGCCGCGTGGGCTATGGCAAAGGGAAGGCGAAGGAAGTTCCTGAAGCCATCCGCAAAGCAACCGAGCAAGCCAAACGCCAGATGGTGCGTATTCCATTGCGCGAAGGCCGCACTTTGCATCACGACGTACAGGGCCGTCATGGCGCTGGTAAAGTTGTAATGCGCACCGCCGCAACGGGTACAGGTATCATTGCTGGTGGTCCGATGCGGGCTGTGTTTGAGATGCTTGGCGTGCAGGATGTTGTTGCAAAATCAGTTGGATCGTCAAATCCATATAACATGATCCGCGCAACAATTGACGGTCTGTTGAATGAATCGAGCCCTCGTATGGTGGCGCAACGCCGTGGTAAGAAGGTTGCTGATATCCTGAAACGCGATGAGCCCGCGGCAGCAGCCGACGCGGTTGAAACCGCAGAAGCTTAA
- the rplR gene encoding 50S ribosomal protein L18 yields the protein MANSKRQLFLKRRLRVRNKLRKVNAGRVRLSVFRSNKNISVQLIDDVNGRTLAAASSLEKDLGIIGKNNVEASAKVGAAIAERAKAAGVDNCYFDRGGLLFHGRVKALADAAREGGLKF from the coding sequence ATGGCAAATAGCAAAAGACAACTGTTCTTGAAGCGCCGTCTGCGCGTTCGGAACAAACTTCGCAAGGTAAATGCAGGGCGCGTGCGCCTGTCGGTTTTCCGCAGCAATAAAAACATCAGCGTTCAACTGATCGATGATGTGAATGGTCGTACGTTGGCCGCTGCCTCGTCTTTGGAAAAAGACTTAGGCATCATTGGAAAAAACAACGTAGAGGCCTCTGCCAAAGTGGGCGCGGCAATTGCCGAGCGCGCAAAAGCAGCAGGCGTTGATAACTGCTATTTCGATCGCGGTGGGCTTCTCTTTCATGGACGTGTCAAAGCTTTGGCTGATGCCGCCCGTGAAGGTGGACTTAAGTTTTAA
- the rplQ gene encoding 50S ribosomal protein L17, translating into MRHAKGYRRLNRTHEHRKALWANMAGSLIEHEQIKTTVPKAKELRPIVEKLITLGKRGDLHARRQAAAQLKEDQYVTKLFDVLGPRYKERQGGYVRIMKAGFRYGDMAPMAIIEFVDRDVDAKGAADKARVAAEEAAQD; encoded by the coding sequence ATGCGTCATGCAAAAGGATACCGCCGGCTAAACCGGACCCACGAACACCGTAAAGCGCTTTGGGCGAATATGGCAGGATCTCTGATCGAACATGAGCAGATCAAAACCACGGTTCCAAAAGCCAAAGAGCTGCGTCCGATCGTTGAAAAGCTGATCACATTGGGTAAACGGGGTGATCTGCACGCGCGCCGTCAGGCCGCCGCGCAGTTGAAAGAAGACCAATATGTCACAAAGCTATTTGATGTATTAGGCCCACGCTACAAAGAGCGCCAAGGTGGTTATGTTCGGATTATGAAAGCTGGCTTTCGCTATGGCGATATGGCCCCAATGGCGATTATTGAATTTGTAGATCGTGATGTCGATGCAAAAGGCGCGGCGGACAAAGCCCGCGTTGCCGCCGAGGAAGCTGCTCAGGACTAA
- a CDS encoding adenylate kinase produces MNIILLGPPGAGKGTQARHLVDTRGMVQLSTGDMLRDAKSSGSEMGLKVAEVMARGDLVTDDIVIGLIREKLSEANAGGFIFDGFPRTLGQAVALDALLKECGQSLASVIEMKVDDVALVARITGRSTCASCGEVYHDITKPQPADGICVNCGGTEFSRRADDNAESLRQRLMEYYKKTSPLLGYYFAHDKLVSVDGLASIDTVQSEIANILN; encoded by the coding sequence ATGAACATCATTCTTTTAGGTCCGCCTGGTGCAGGAAAAGGAACGCAGGCGCGACATCTTGTTGACACCCGCGGCATGGTACAGTTGTCGACTGGTGATATGTTGCGTGATGCCAAAAGCAGTGGCAGCGAGATGGGCCTAAAAGTGGCAGAGGTGATGGCGCGCGGGGATTTGGTCACGGATGACATTGTGATCGGTTTGATCCGCGAAAAACTGTCAGAGGCAAATGCCGGCGGTTTTATTTTTGACGGGTTTCCCCGGACGTTGGGGCAGGCCGTGGCGCTCGACGCCCTGTTGAAAGAATGTGGCCAATCATTAGCATCGGTTATCGAGATGAAAGTGGATGATGTGGCTCTTGTGGCGCGTATCACAGGGCGCTCTACATGCGCTTCATGCGGTGAAGTGTATCATGACATCACCAAACCTCAGCCTGCCGACGGAATATGTGTCAATTGTGGCGGCACCGAGTTCAGCCGCCGTGCGGATGATAACGCGGAAAGCTTGCGTCAACGTTTGATGGAATATTACAAGAAAACATCGCCGCTTCTTGGGTATTATTTTGCTCATGACAAGCTGGTATCGGTGGATGGTCTTGCCAGCATTGATACGGTTCAATCTGAAATCGCCAACATCTTGAATTGA
- the rplE gene encoding 50S ribosomal protein L5, with protein sequence MLDTADYTPRLRALYDEKIRAAMKEEFAYKNDMQIPRLDKIVLNIGAGKAAVKDSKKAKSAQADLSTIAGQQAVITKAKKSIAGFRVREEMPMGAKVTLRGARMYEFLDRLITIAMPRIRDFRGVSAKSFDGRGNYALGIKEHIVFPEINFDKVDENWGFDVVIATTANTDAEAKALLSHFNMPFNS encoded by the coding sequence ATGCTTGATACTGCTGATTACACCCCCCGTTTGCGTGCATTGTATGATGAAAAAATTCGCGCCGCGATGAAAGAAGAATTTGCATATAAAAACGATATGCAAATTCCACGCCTTGACAAAATTGTTCTGAATATCGGCGCTGGTAAGGCGGCGGTTAAAGACAGTAAGAAGGCCAAATCTGCACAAGCAGATCTGTCGACGATTGCTGGACAGCAGGCGGTTATCACCAAGGCAAAAAAATCTATCGCGGGCTTCCGGGTGCGCGAGGAAATGCCAATGGGTGCGAAAGTCACGCTGCGCGGCGCGCGGATGTATGAATTTCTTGACCGGTTAATCACGATCGCGATGCCCCGTATCCGCGACTTTCGGGGTGTGTCTGCAAAAAGTTTTGACGGCCGCGGCAATTATGCGCTGGGAATTAAAGAGCATATCGTTTTCCCAGAGATTAATTTCGACAAGGTTGATGAAAACTGGGGTTTTGACGTTGTCATTGCCACCACCGCAAATACCGACGCTGAAGCCAAGGCGCTGTTGAGCCATTTCAACATGCCCTTCAATAGCTGA
- the rpsH gene encoding 30S ribosomal protein S8, whose protein sequence is MNDPIGDMLTRIRNAQMRGKSVVSTPASKLRAWVLDVLKDEGYIRGYESMTGSDGHPALEISLKYYDGTPVIRELKRVSKPGRRVYLGVKDIPSVRQGLGVSIVSTPKGVMSDAAARTANVGGEVLCTVF, encoded by the coding sequence ATGAATGATCCTATCGGCGATATGTTGACGAGAATCCGCAACGCTCAAATGCGCGGAAAATCAGTGGTGTCGACGCCTGCCTCGAAATTGCGCGCTTGGGTTTTGGATGTGCTGAAAGATGAGGGTTATATCCGCGGTTATGAAAGCATGACGGGCAGCGATGGCCATCCTGCGCTTGAAATCAGCCTTAAATATTATGATGGTACGCCTGTTATTCGTGAATTGAAGCGGGTTTCAAAACCCGGTCGTCGCGTTTATCTGGGCGTGAAAGATATTCCTTCCGTCCGTCAGGGCTTGGGTGTGTCGATTGTCTCAACTCCGAAAGGGGTTATGTCGGATGCGGCTGCGCGCACTGCCAATGTTGGTGGTGAAGTGCTCTGCACAGTCTTCTAA